A window from Psychrobium sp. MM17-31 encodes these proteins:
- a CDS encoding choice-of-anchor H family protein yields MRALLLFTLLLANSFSFAASTVKQQTVKPDPALSAQQNLSSSKNSSKKHTSKFNVVWLDSITSSSKIDEDNDDYSQDLTVTFDFDTSYQQIPVYIDMFLVDERDNQTKLTTSKDFVLTGDSIADKQRFDIVVDEATATGYYKLLINIYDAKTHQLIDIVDYNNNSGLADIRLEGHRFDHHDTFSLYNHNYSTSIDRDFDGYYQRIELSLDLDSIYSSQELQTDILLDGKLLFSSRPFTVYGSSTSDVQTFDLLVPSRFYSGTYELSARVTEVLSSHREHSTTFDLGVVSVESEYNDQPVHTDVIVHDSGSLHWFGLLGLGLLVVLRRLRR; encoded by the coding sequence ATGAGAGCACTACTTTTATTTACTCTACTCTTAGCCAACAGCTTTAGTTTTGCCGCATCTACCGTTAAGCAACAAACGGTAAAACCTGATCCTGCATTAAGTGCACAACAAAACCTAAGCTCATCTAAAAATTCATCAAAAAAGCACACATCAAAATTCAATGTGGTGTGGTTAGACTCTATTACTAGCAGCAGTAAAATAGATGAAGACAACGATGATTACTCGCAAGATTTAACCGTTACTTTCGACTTTGATACCAGCTACCAGCAGATTCCCGTTTACATTGATATGTTTCTTGTCGATGAACGCGATAATCAAACCAAATTAACCACTTCAAAAGACTTTGTACTAACAGGCGATTCCATTGCCGACAAGCAGCGTTTTGATATTGTGGTCGATGAAGCGACAGCAACCGGCTATTACAAATTGCTGATTAATATCTATGACGCTAAAACCCATCAGTTAATTGATATTGTCGACTATAACAACAACAGTGGTCTTGCCGATATTCGCCTTGAAGGTCATCGTTTTGATCATCACGACACTTTTAGTTTGTACAACCACAATTACAGCACATCAATTGACCGCGATTTTGATGGCTACTACCAACGCATCGAGCTCAGCTTAGATCTAGATTCAATTTACTCAAGCCAAGAGTTACAAACAGACATTTTACTCGACGGTAAACTGTTATTTTCATCACGTCCATTTACTGTGTACGGCAGCTCTACAAGCGATGTGCAGACCTTTGATTTGTTAGTCCCTTCGCGTTTTTACAGTGGAACTTACGAATTATCGGCTCGTGTCACAGAAGTACTGAGTAGTCATAGAGAGCACAGCACCACCTTCGATTTAGGCGTAGTAAGCGTAGAGTCAGAATACAACGATCAACCCGTGCATACCGATGTTATTGTTCACGACTCAGGCAGTTTGCACTGGTTCGGCTTATTAGGCCTTGGTTTGCTAGTAGTGTTGAGACGATTACGACGCTAA
- a CDS encoding helix-turn-helix domain-containing protein: MDDLLTVDQVAEFLGISDSRVRRLARESLLNNVGDDAENPQFKADEVKKYKELAERIGGI, translated from the coding sequence ATGGATGATTTACTAACAGTGGACCAAGTTGCTGAATTTCTAGGTATAAGTGACTCACGCGTTCGCCGCTTAGCCCGTGAAAGTTTATTAAACAATGTTGGCGATGATGCAGAAAACCCGCAGTTTAAAGCGGATGAAGTGAAAAAATATAAAGAGCTAGCTGAACGTATTGGCGGTATCTAA
- the ndk gene encoding nucleoside-diphosphate kinase: MAIERTFSIVKPDAVAKNHIGAIYNRFESAGLKIVASKMVHLSQEKAEGFYAEHSERPFFGALVEFMTSGPVMVQVLEGENAVLKNREIMGATNPAEALAGTLRADYADSIDENAVHGSDALESAAREIAYFFSDEEICPRTR; encoded by the coding sequence ATGGCTATCGAACGTACTTTTTCTATCGTAAAACCTGATGCAGTTGCTAAAAACCACATCGGTGCTATCTACAACCGTTTTGAATCTGCTGGTTTAAAAATCGTTGCTTCTAAAATGGTTCACCTTTCTCAAGAGAAAGCTGAAGGTTTCTACGCTGAGCACAGCGAGCGCCCTTTCTTTGGTGCTCTAGTTGAGTTCATGACTTCTGGTCCAGTTATGGTTCAAGTTTTAGAAGGCGAAAACGCTGTTCTTAAAAACCGTGAAATCATGGGTGCTACTAACCCAGCTGAAGCACTAGCTGGTACTTTACGTGCTGACTACGCAGACAGCATCGACGAAAACGCTGTTCACGGTTCAGACGCTCTAGAGTCAGCTGCACGTGAAATCGCGTACTTCTTCTCTGACGAAGAAATCTGTCCACGTACTCGCTAA
- a CDS encoding RodZ domain-containing protein — MSNTDDTSQQNSEQSETQPSLGSVLLAARQAAGLSLDDAAQKLFLSKAVVQQLETDTVPESANALFFKGYVKSYATLVGLDCDEMIAHFRTQYHCDGDLKSMQTFSNRSKNNTHNNYLNLITFGVVTVILMAVIAWWWQRQAMNEMPVVVEETTTVALEPSPRLPIAPMATNAAMEIETINVESTFKFKQDCWVKITDATNAVVAIGIKKAGTSIDVIGVAPLEVILGAPTAVEITYQQQILDITPYISNETATFTLPLEQ, encoded by the coding sequence ATGAGTAACACCGACGACACGTCACAACAAAACAGTGAGCAAAGCGAAACTCAGCCGAGTCTGGGCAGTGTATTACTTGCAGCGCGCCAAGCTGCAGGACTGAGCCTTGATGATGCTGCGCAAAAATTGTTTTTATCAAAAGCCGTAGTTCAGCAGCTCGAAACAGACACGGTGCCAGAATCTGCCAACGCGTTATTTTTTAAAGGCTATGTTAAATCATACGCCACGCTAGTGGGCTTAGATTGCGATGAAATGATCGCCCATTTTCGCACCCAGTATCATTGTGATGGCGATTTAAAGTCGATGCAGACATTCTCAAATCGCTCGAAAAACAACACCCACAACAATTACCTAAATCTCATTACCTTTGGCGTAGTCACTGTCATTTTAATGGCTGTGATTGCTTGGTGGTGGCAGCGTCAGGCGATGAATGAAATGCCTGTGGTAGTGGAAGAAACCACTACTGTAGCCCTAGAGCCTTCGCCGCGCTTACCAATAGCGCCAATGGCGACAAACGCAGCGATGGAAATTGAAACCATTAACGTGGAGTCGACGTTCAAATTTAAACAAGATTGCTGGGTAAAAATTACCGACGCCACCAATGCTGTTGTTGCAATCGGCATCAAAAAAGCAGGCACGTCAATTGACGTCATAGGCGTTGCGCCGCTTGAAGTGATTTTAGGCGCGCCAACAGCCGTCGAGATTACTTATCAGCAACAAATACTCGATATAACTCCTTATATTTCAAATGAAACGGCAACCTTTACCTTGCCGCTGGAACAATAA
- a CDS encoding bifunctional tRNA (adenosine(37)-C2)-methyltransferase TrmG/ribosomal RNA large subunit methyltransferase RlmN → MTNAKVNLLNFDRPALREYFAEIGEKPFRADQLMKWIYHFGVTDFDEMNNLNKKLREKLNRLCEVKAPTVNTEQRSNDGTIKWSMLLEGGQEVETVYIPDGDRATLCVSSQVGCALECTFCSTAQQGFNRNLSVAEIIGQVWRAAQVVGVKGDTGERPITNVVMMGMGEPLLNLKNVVPAMKLMLDDNGYGLSKRRVTLSTSGVVPALDMLGDQIDVALAISLHAPNDELRDEIVPVNKKYPIKEFLAGVRRYIAKSNANRGKVTIEYVMLDHVNDSTDQAHELAQVLKDTPAKINLIPFNPYPGSPYGRSSNSRIDRFNKVLMEYGFTVTVRTTRGDDIDAACGQLVGDVVDRTKRTAKKQMQGEPISVTMVR, encoded by the coding sequence ATGACCAACGCAAAAGTCAATTTATTAAACTTTGATCGCCCTGCATTGCGTGAGTATTTTGCAGAGATTGGCGAAAAGCCTTTCCGTGCCGATCAATTAATGAAATGGATTTATCATTTTGGTGTAACGGACTTCGACGAGATGAATAATCTCAACAAAAAACTGCGCGAAAAGCTTAACCGTTTGTGTGAAGTAAAAGCGCCGACGGTAAATACAGAGCAGCGCTCAAATGACGGCACTATTAAGTGGTCTATGCTACTTGAAGGTGGTCAAGAAGTTGAAACGGTATACATTCCAGATGGCGATCGTGCTACCTTGTGTGTTTCTTCACAAGTTGGTTGTGCGCTTGAGTGTACCTTCTGTTCAACGGCGCAACAGGGCTTTAATCGCAACTTATCTGTCGCTGAAATCATTGGTCAAGTCTGGCGTGCAGCACAAGTTGTTGGCGTAAAAGGCGACACTGGTGAGCGTCCTATTACCAACGTGGTAATGATGGGTATGGGTGAGCCACTGCTTAACCTTAAAAACGTTGTCCCAGCAATGAAACTAATGCTTGATGACAACGGTTATGGCCTCTCAAAGCGCCGCGTTACTTTATCAACCTCTGGCGTTGTGCCTGCGCTTGATATGTTGGGTGATCAAATCGATGTTGCACTAGCGATTTCCCTGCACGCGCCAAACGATGAATTGCGTGATGAAATTGTGCCAGTTAACAAGAAATACCCAATCAAAGAATTCCTTGCCGGTGTTCGTCGCTACATCGCCAAATCAAATGCTAACCGCGGTAAAGTAACCATCGAGTACGTTATGCTTGATCACGTGAATGATTCTACCGACCAAGCCCATGAATTAGCGCAAGTATTAAAAGACACACCTGCGAAAATTAACCTGATTCCGTTTAATCCATATCCTGGTTCGCCGTACGGTCGTTCGAGTAATTCGCGTATTGATCGCTTCAACAAGGTGTTGATGGAATACGGTTTCACCGTGACGGTTCGTACCACCCGTGGTGATGATATTGACGCGGCTTGTGGCCAGCTAGTGGGGGATGTCGTTGACCGTACTAAGCGCACCGCGAAAAAGCAGATGCAAGGCGAGCCAATTTCAGTCACAATGGTGCGCTAA
- the ispG gene encoding flavodoxin-dependent (E)-4-hydroxy-3-methylbut-2-enyl-diphosphate synthase codes for MHSENPIIRRKSTRIMVGNVPIGDGAPIAVQSMTNTRTSDVDATLAQIKRIAAAGADIVRVSVPTMNDAEAFKVIKEQTPIPLVADIHFDYRIALKVAEYGADCLRINPGNIGREERIRAVVDCARDKNIPIRIGVNGGSLERDIQEKYGEPTAQALLESAMRHVDILDRLNFDQFKVSVKASDVHLAVESYRLLAKQIVQPLHLGITEAGAFRAGAVKSAIGLGMLLNDGIGDTLRVSLAADPVEEIKVGFDILKSLRIRSRGINFIACPSCSRQEFDVINTVNELENRLEDVVTPMDVSIIGCVVNGPGEALVSDMGLAGGARMSGFYEDGVRQKERLDNTDLVDSLEKKIRERLANEKNKIDIKEV; via the coding sequence ATGCATAGCGAGAATCCAATCATCCGCCGTAAATCAACGCGTATCATGGTAGGCAATGTACCTATCGGTGACGGCGCGCCAATTGCAGTTCAGTCGATGACCAACACCCGCACTAGCGATGTTGACGCAACGCTTGCTCAAATCAAGCGCATTGCAGCGGCAGGCGCAGATATTGTTCGCGTATCAGTACCAACCATGAATGATGCCGAAGCCTTTAAAGTGATCAAAGAGCAAACACCAATTCCACTGGTGGCAGACATTCACTTTGACTATCGCATCGCTTTAAAAGTGGCGGAATATGGCGCTGATTGTTTGCGTATTAATCCTGGTAACATCGGCCGTGAAGAGCGTATTCGTGCGGTAGTAGATTGTGCCCGTGACAAAAATATTCCAATTCGCATCGGCGTTAACGGCGGTTCGTTAGAGCGCGATATTCAAGAAAAATACGGCGAGCCAACCGCGCAAGCGTTACTTGAATCAGCAATGCGTCACGTCGATATTCTCGATCGTCTGAACTTCGATCAATTTAAGGTGTCAGTAAAAGCATCTGATGTTCACCTAGCCGTTGAATCTTATCGCTTATTGGCAAAGCAAATCGTTCAGCCATTGCATCTTGGTATTACCGAAGCTGGTGCATTTAGAGCTGGAGCGGTTAAGTCGGCTATTGGCTTAGGCATGCTACTAAATGACGGCATTGGTGACACGCTGCGTGTATCACTTGCTGCTGATCCGGTAGAAGAAATAAAAGTTGGTTTTGATATTTTAAAATCACTGCGCATTCGTAGTCGTGGTATTAACTTTATCGCGTGCCCGAGTTGTTCTCGCCAAGAGTTTGATGTGATCAACACGGTAAACGAGTTAGAAAACCGTCTTGAAGATGTCGTCACGCCAATGGATGTTTCTATTATCGGTTGCGTGGTTAACGGCCCAGGTGAAGCCCTAGTATCAGACATGGGACTCGCTGGTGGCGCGCGTATGAGCGGTTTTTATGAAGACGGCGTACGTCAAAAAGAACGCCTTGATAATACCGATCTTGTCGACTCTTTAGAGAAGAAGATCCGTGAGCGTTTGGCGAACGAAAAAAACAAGATAGATATTAAAGAAGTTTAA
- the pilW gene encoding type IV pilus biogenesis/stability protein PilW: MIKPQYFALLAIIGMGGLSGCVTQEFVAGSDELVQERTVNKKEAAMARLKLALEYLKNGNTAQAKLNLERAEKLDDSLDGIYSSYAYFYQTVGEEELADKAYRKALDDFPNNFNTRNNYGAFLCDNRRYEEAEAQFVKAIESPLNTQTANSYENAGLCALRDQKWQRAKSHLSAVLRYESIRARSILGLAKADLELGLLDEAAQQLRNYRRIYSQTSESLWLAIQVEQKRGSVDIAKQLGRILLQKYPNSAATKAYLAKEF; the protein is encoded by the coding sequence ATGATCAAACCTCAATATTTTGCATTACTCGCTATTATAGGCATGGGTGGTTTAAGTGGTTGTGTTACACAAGAGTTTGTTGCTGGCTCTGATGAATTAGTCCAAGAGCGTACAGTCAATAAAAAAGAAGCGGCGATGGCCCGTCTTAAACTCGCGCTCGAATACCTTAAAAACGGTAATACTGCTCAAGCAAAGCTCAATCTAGAGCGCGCCGAAAAGCTCGATGATTCCCTCGACGGCATTTATTCGAGTTACGCTTACTTTTATCAAACAGTAGGCGAAGAAGAATTGGCTGACAAAGCCTATCGCAAAGCACTCGACGATTTTCCTAATAACTTCAATACCCGCAATAACTACGGCGCTTTCTTGTGTGACAATCGCCGTTATGAAGAAGCCGAAGCGCAATTTGTTAAAGCCATCGAATCACCGTTAAATACCCAAACCGCCAACAGCTATGAAAATGCTGGTTTGTGCGCACTGCGGGATCAAAAATGGCAGCGTGCTAAATCTCATTTAAGTGCCGTGCTGCGTTATGAATCTATTCGCGCACGTTCAATTTTAGGGTTGGCCAAAGCAGATCTCGAATTAGGGTTATTAGATGAAGCTGCGCAGCAATTACGGAACTATCGCCGAATATACAGTCAAACTTCTGAAAGCTTGTGGTTAGCCATTCAAGTAGAACAGAAACGCGGCAGCGTGGATATCGCTAAACAATTGGGACGCATATTATTGCAAAAATACCCTAATTCAGCGGCCACCAAAGCCTATTTAGCAAAAGAATTTTAA